The DNA segment GCAATCGCAGGAACGGATCCTTCTTCACGATCTCCCACCCGCATGCGTCGATGAATACAAACAGGGGCAGTATCTTTTTCATGTGTGTTTTGATGTATGGGATTAACGGCTGTGAGCTTCCGCCATTTCGACGGTCAATACCGGACGCTTCACAATCTCGAAGATGCGATGCATCCTAGTAAGTTCGAGGATTTGTTGCACGGACGGCTGTGGATTCACCACGCGCAACGGTACATCGCCATGACGGTTGCAAGCGGTCTTGTGGATCATGAGCAAGGCACCCAGGCCGTGACTGTCCACGAAGCTGGTTTCGGAGAAATCCACTTCGATCGCTTTCAAGTCAGCCGCCATGGCTGATTGCATTTCCTCTTGGAAGAGATCGGCGTTGGTGGCGCCCAATTGTTGCAACTTAGTGGCATTCAGTGTGCCGTCTTGTTGTGATATTTTCATACGACTTAAAGTTCAGGT comes from the Verrucomicrobiia bacterium genome and includes:
- a CDS encoding STAS domain-containing protein, whose product is MKISQQDGTLNATKLQQLGATNADLFQEEMQSAMAADLKAIEVDFSETSFVDSHGLGALLMIHKTACNRHGDVPLRVVNPQPSVQQILELTRMHRIFEIVKRPVLTVEMAEAHSR